One Brassica napus cultivar Da-Ae chromosome A1, Da-Ae, whole genome shotgun sequence genomic region harbors:
- the LOC106427945 gene encoding splicing factor ESS-2 homolog, which translates to MFLSPGHSPRHLSSPSPSSNADDGPRSTPRISSSSSSSEIAPRNARKRMRVLDEDAYVEAIEKIIERDYFPDITKLKDRLDWIQAVKTRDPVQIRDAQLKIIERRGKKANHNGGDTLGKTQTPGSTFLRNFTPLDEFDGKTPRTPREVEVVANDGDGDGDVDVNMSLDEFFRRYTSEDNDSFSKILEKVNKRKKEKYNYLLEGENKDVDLERDRITDGYGTSYQPPSTLEGWKYTAKNLLMYHPADRGEAALTEEERAVRLAGLTKEIAKGNTRFQGKMIDSRPREDGSVEILYTPIAGSSPMQVRDRDKSKRYDLDDLRKTPNPFYVESDKRAGNGYSFVRTPSPAPGLDESPFITWGEIEGTPMRLDPEDTPIDIGGSADGPHYNIPSAPARDVTAHSLSRDASRKLRERSNSMFKKPPLPSPHHRSGSASPNVRTLSPAAQKFYRRAIGKSSSTVDESLRASYRGASPGGVTPKSVRSASRFGKDRLTSGSRSP; encoded by the coding sequence ATGTTTCTATCGCCTGGCCACTCTCCACGTCATCTATCTTCCCCATCGCCGTCTTCTAACGCCGACGATGGTCCCCGATCAACCCCTcgcatctcctcctcctcctcctcctcggaGATCGCCCCTCGGAACGCTAGAAAGCGGATGAGAGTCCTGGACGAGGACGCGTACGTCGAAGCGATCGAGAAGATCATCGAGCGCGATTACTTTCCGGATATAACGAAGCTCAAAGACCGGCTCGATTGGATCCAGGCGGTTAAAACCCGTGACCCGGTCCAGATCCGAGATGCTCAGCTGAAGATCATCGAGAGGCGTGGGAAGAAGGCGAATCATAACGGCGGGGACACGCTGGGTAAGACTCAGACTCCTGGATCGACTTTCTTGAGAAACTTCACTCCTTTAGATGAGTTTGATGGTAAAACCCCTAGAACACCTAGAGAAGTTGAAGTAGTTGCtaatgatggtgatggtgatggagATGTAGATGTTAACATGTCGTTAGATGAGTTCTTTAGGAGGTATACTAGTGAGGATAACGATAGCTTTTCGAAGATTCTTGAGAAGGTTAataagaggaagaaggagaagtaTAACTACCTCCTTGAAGGTGAGAATAAGGATGTTGATTTGGAGAGAGACAGGATCACTGATGGTTACGGTACGTCTTATCAGCCGCCGAGTACGTTAGAAGGATGGAAGTATACAGCGAAGAATCTCCTCATGTACCATCCAGCTGACCGCGGCGAGGCGGCGTTAACCGAAGAGGAGAGGGCTGTTAGGTTAGCTGGGTTGACGAAAGAGATTGCGAAAGGGAACACTCGTTTTCAAGGGAAGATGATTGATTCTAGGCCGAGGGAAGATGGTTCTGTTGAGATTCTTTATACTCCTATCGCGGGTTCTTCCCCTATGCAGGTTAGGGATAGAGACAAGTCCAAAAGGTATGATCTTGATGATTTGAGGAAAACGCCGAATCCTTTCTATGTGGAGTCGGATAAGAGGGCGGGTAATGGGTATAGTTTTGTTAGAACGCCGTCTCCTGCACCTGGTCTTGATGAATCGCCGTTTATAACGTGGGGTGAGATCGAAGGGACGCCGATGAGGTTAGATCCCGAGGATACACCTATCGATATTGGTGGTAGTGCTGATGGACCTCATTATAATATTCCATCTGCGCCTGCGAGAGATGTGACGGCGCATTCTTTATCGAGGGACGCGTCGAGGAAGCTGAGGGAGAGGTCGAACAGTATGTTTAAGAAGCCTCCGTTGCCGTCCCCTCATCATCGGAGTGGGAGCGCGAGTCCTAATGTTAGAACGCTTTCGCCGGCTGCTCAGAAGTTTTACAGACGGGCGATAGGGAAGTCGTCTTCTACTGTTGATGAGAGCCTTCGTGCGAGTTATCGTGGAGCGAGTCCTGGTGGTGTGACTCCTAAGAGTGTGAGAAGTGCTTCTAGGTTCGGGAAAGATAGGCTTACCTCTGGTTCAAGGTCGCCTTGA
- the LOC106427948 gene encoding thymidine kinase a, with protein sequence MTTLDSDISRDVISDQEHHGSGAIHVITGPMFSGKSTSLLRRIKSEISAGRSVAMVKSSKDTRYAKDSVVTHDGIGFPCWTLPDLMSFPDIFGQDAYAKLDVIGIDEAQFFGDLYEFCCEVADDDGKTVIVAGLDGDYLRRSFGAVLDIIPLADSVTKLTARCEVCGQKAFFTLRKTCDTRTELIGGADVYMPVCRKHYVNNNQVVVKASKEVLDSDKARSESCVETVAAMIQP encoded by the exons ATGACGACCCTCGACAGTGACATCTCCAGAGATGTTATCTCCGACCAAGAACATCACGGGTCCGGTGCTATTCATGTTATCACGGGACCTATGTTTTCCGGGAAATCGACTTCTCTCCTCCGCCGAATCAAGTCGGAGATCAGCGCCGGAAG AAGTGTTGCGATGGTGAAGTCGAGTAAAGATACGAGATACGCCAAAGATTCGGTGGTGACGCACGATGGAATCGGATTCCCTTGCTGGACTCTTCCGGATCTTATGTCGTTTCCAGACATATTCGGACAAGATGCTTATGCCAAG CTTGATGTGATTGGTATTGACGAGGCACAGTTCTTTGGAGACCTTTATGAGTTTTGCTGCGAAGTCGCTGATGATGATGGCAAAACTGTGATTGTTGCGGGCCTTGATGGTGACTATTTAAG AAGGAGCTTTGGTGCTGTTCTTGACATTATACCTTTGGCTGATTCTGTGACGAAGCTAACTGCTAGGTGTGAGGTTTGTGGACAAAAGGCTTTCTTCACTTTAAGAAAGACTTGTGACACCAGAACCGAGCTGATTGGTGGAGCTGATGTCTATATGCCTGTCTGTCGCAAGCATTACGTTAATAATAATCAAGTTGTCGTCAAAGCATCAAAGGAAGTCTTGGATTCTGACAAGGCAAGAAGTGAATCTTGTGTGGAGACAGTTGCTGCTATGATACAACCATAA
- the LOC125587895 gene encoding heterogeneous nuclear ribonucleoprotein 1-like isoform X1: protein MQSDNGKLFIGGISWDTNEERLKEYFSSFGEVIEAVILKDRTTGRARGFGFVVFADPAVAEIVITEKHSIDGRLVEAKKAVPRDDQNTVRSNSSSIQGSPGGPGARTRKIFVGGLPSSVTESDFKTYFEQFGTPTDVVVMYDHNTQRPRGFGFITYDSEEAVEKVLLKTFHELNGKMVEVKRAVPKELSPSPARSPLGAGYSYGVSRVNNLLNGYAQGFSPGAVGGYGLRMDGRFSPVGAGRTGFANFGSGYGMNVNFEQGLPTGFTGGNSFNGNVDYGRGMSPYYIGNTNRFGPGGGYEGGNGGGGGGNSSFFSSVTRNLWGNNGGLNSNSNTYMGGTTSGNNTLSGPFGNSWGAPGGGGGSNGVSNESMKFGYGGNGESGFGLGTRNIGPSKAAPSSSFSSASVANNTGYDGAGLAEFYGNGAVYSDPTWRSSAPETEGPGSFSYGIGGGGGGGGPSSDVSARSSSPGYVGSYKRQSNRGEPSR from the exons ATGCAATCCGACAATGGGAAGCTGTTCATCGGCGGGATATCGTGGGACACCAATGAGGAACGTCTCAAGGAGTATTTCAGCAGCTTTGGAGAAGTGATCGAAGCTGTGATCTTGAAAGACCGTACCACGGGCCGTGCACGTGGCTTTGGCTTTGTAGTCTTTGCTGATCCAGCTGTTGCAGAGATTGTTATAACCGAAAAACATAGTATTGATGGGAGACTG GTGGAAGCGAAGAAGGCTGTTCCTAGAGATGACCAGAACACAGTTAGGAGCAACAGCAGCAGCATCCAAGGATCACCAGGCGGTCCAGGAGCTCGAACAAGGAAGATATTCGTCGGAGGATTACCTTCTTCCGTCACAGAAAGCGATTTCAAGACCTATTTTGAGCAGTTCGGGACACCTACCGACGTGGTTGTTATGTACGACCACAACACACAAAGGCCTAGAGGGTTTGGATTCATAACTTATGACTCCGAGGAGGCCGTTGAGAAAGTACTGCTCAAGACGTTCCATGAGCTTAACGGTAAAATGGTTGAGGTGAAGCGAGCTGTTCCGAAGGAGTTGTCTCCTAGTCCAGCTCGTAGCCCTCTCGGTGCTGGTTACAGCTATGGGGTTAGTAGAGTTAATAACCTCTTGAATGGGTATGCTCAAGGGTTTAGTCCCGGTGCGGTTGGTGGATATGGGCTTAGGATGGATGGTCGGTTTAGTCCGGTTGGTGCTGGGAGAACCGGGTTTGCGAATTTCGGTTCTGGTTATGGGATGAATGTGAACTTTGAGCAAGGGTTGCCCACAGGGTTCACTGGAGGTAATAGTTTTAACGGAAATGTAGACTATGGAAGAGGAATGAGTCCTTACTATATTGGTAACACGAACCGGTTTGGTCCTGGGGGTGGTTATGAAGGAGGcaatggaggaggaggaggagggaacTCGTCTTTCTTCAGTTCGGTTACAAGGAACCTATGGGGAAACAACGGTGGTCTGAACTCAAACTCCAATACATACATGGGAGGAACAACAAGTGGGAACAACACACTAAGCGGTCCATTTGGAAACTCCTGGGGTGCtcctggaggaggaggaggaagcaatGGTGTTAGCAACGAGAGTATGAAGTTTGGTTATGGAGGAAACGGTGAATCTGGTTTTGGATTGGGAACAAGGAACATCGGGCCTAGCAAGGCGGCACCATCATCTTCATTCTCTTCTGCCTCGGTAGCCAATAACACTGGTTATGATGGAGCAGGACTTGCTGAGTTTTATGGGAATGGTGCAGTGTATAGTGATCCCACATGGAGATCATCAGCTCCTGAGACAGAAGGGCCTGGTTCTTTTAGCTATGGgattggaggaggaggaggaggaggaggtccTTCTTCGGATGTTTCAGCTAGAAGTTCATCTCCAGGTTATGTTGGCAGTTACAAGAGGCAATCAAACAGAG GCGAGCCATCACGGTGA
- the LOC125587895 gene encoding heterogeneous nuclear ribonucleoprotein 1-like isoform X2, which produces MQSDNGKLFIGGISWDTNEERLKEYFSSFGEVIEAVILKDRTTGRARGFGFVVFADPAVAEIVITEKHSIDGRLVEAKKAVPRDDQNTVRSNSSSIQGSPGGPGARTRKIFVGGLPSSVTESDFKTYFEQFGTPTDVVVMYDHNTQRPRGFGFITYDSEEAVEKVLLKTFHELNGKMVEVKRAVPKELSPSPARSPLGAGYSYGVSRVNNLLNGYAQGFSPGAVGGYGLRMDGRFSPVGAGRTGFANFGSGYGMNVNFEQGLPTGFTGGNSFNGNVDYGRGMSPYYIGNTNRFGPGGGYEGGNGGGGGGNSSFFSSVTRNLWGNNGGLNSNSNTYMGGTTSGNNTLSGPFGNSWGAPGGGGGSNGVSNESMKFGYGGNGESGFGLGTRNIGPSKAAPSSSFSSASVANNTGYDGAGLAEFYGNGAVYSDPTWRSSAPETEGPGSFSYGIGGGGGGGGPSSDVSARSSSPGYVGSYKRQSNRGIAT; this is translated from the exons ATGCAATCCGACAATGGGAAGCTGTTCATCGGCGGGATATCGTGGGACACCAATGAGGAACGTCTCAAGGAGTATTTCAGCAGCTTTGGAGAAGTGATCGAAGCTGTGATCTTGAAAGACCGTACCACGGGCCGTGCACGTGGCTTTGGCTTTGTAGTCTTTGCTGATCCAGCTGTTGCAGAGATTGTTATAACCGAAAAACATAGTATTGATGGGAGACTG GTGGAAGCGAAGAAGGCTGTTCCTAGAGATGACCAGAACACAGTTAGGAGCAACAGCAGCAGCATCCAAGGATCACCAGGCGGTCCAGGAGCTCGAACAAGGAAGATATTCGTCGGAGGATTACCTTCTTCCGTCACAGAAAGCGATTTCAAGACCTATTTTGAGCAGTTCGGGACACCTACCGACGTGGTTGTTATGTACGACCACAACACACAAAGGCCTAGAGGGTTTGGATTCATAACTTATGACTCCGAGGAGGCCGTTGAGAAAGTACTGCTCAAGACGTTCCATGAGCTTAACGGTAAAATGGTTGAGGTGAAGCGAGCTGTTCCGAAGGAGTTGTCTCCTAGTCCAGCTCGTAGCCCTCTCGGTGCTGGTTACAGCTATGGGGTTAGTAGAGTTAATAACCTCTTGAATGGGTATGCTCAAGGGTTTAGTCCCGGTGCGGTTGGTGGATATGGGCTTAGGATGGATGGTCGGTTTAGTCCGGTTGGTGCTGGGAGAACCGGGTTTGCGAATTTCGGTTCTGGTTATGGGATGAATGTGAACTTTGAGCAAGGGTTGCCCACAGGGTTCACTGGAGGTAATAGTTTTAACGGAAATGTAGACTATGGAAGAGGAATGAGTCCTTACTATATTGGTAACACGAACCGGTTTGGTCCTGGGGGTGGTTATGAAGGAGGcaatggaggaggaggaggagggaacTCGTCTTTCTTCAGTTCGGTTACAAGGAACCTATGGGGAAACAACGGTGGTCTGAACTCAAACTCCAATACATACATGGGAGGAACAACAAGTGGGAACAACACACTAAGCGGTCCATTTGGAAACTCCTGGGGTGCtcctggaggaggaggaggaagcaatGGTGTTAGCAACGAGAGTATGAAGTTTGGTTATGGAGGAAACGGTGAATCTGGTTTTGGATTGGGAACAAGGAACATCGGGCCTAGCAAGGCGGCACCATCATCTTCATTCTCTTCTGCCTCGGTAGCCAATAACACTGGTTATGATGGAGCAGGACTTGCTGAGTTTTATGGGAATGGTGCAGTGTATAGTGATCCCACATGGAGATCATCAGCTCCTGAGACAGAAGGGCCTGGTTCTTTTAGCTATGGgattggaggaggaggaggaggaggaggtccTTCTTCGGATGTTTCAGCTAGAAGTTCATCTCCAGGTTATGTTGGCAGTTACAAGAGGCAATCAAACAGAG GAATTGCtacttag
- the LOC106427947 gene encoding polygalacturonase, translating to MGAYFGVSTIFIFCLLGFSANAEVFSIGSSSGSDITQALLKAFTSACQSPSPSKVVIPKGEFKLGEIEMRGPCKAPVEITLQGTVKADGNAIQGKEKWVVFGNINGFKLNGGGAFDGEGNAAWRVNNCHKTFNCKKLPISIRFDFVENAEIKDISSIDAKNFHINVLGAKNMTMSNIKITAPEDSPNTDGIHLGRSDGVKILNSFISTGDDCISVGDGTNNLHVEKVTCGPGHGISVGSLGRYGKEQDVSGIRVVNCTLQETDNGLRIKTWPSAACSTTASDIHFEDIIVKNVTNPILIDQEYCPWNQCNKKKASTIKLVNISFKNVRGTSGNKDAVKLLCSKGYPCQNVEIGDIDIKYSGADGPATFQCSNVSPKLLGAQSPEACSSPLTKLPGQ from the exons ATGGGTGCATATTTTGGAGtttctacaatatttattttctgtttgctGGGGTTTTCAGCCAATGCTGAGGTATTCAGCATTGGTTCTTCTTCAGGTTCTGATATTACTCAG GCACTTCTGAAAGCATTCACATCGGCATGCCAATCTCCGTCACCGAGCAAAGTGGTGATCCCAAAAGGAGAGTTCAAGCTTGGTGAGATCGAGATGAGGGGTCCATGCAAAGCTCCAGTCGAGATCACCCTTCAAGGCACTGTCAAAGCTGACGGTAACGCGATCCAGGGGAAGGAAAAATGGGTTGTCTTCGGCAACATTAATGGATTTAAGTTGAACGGAGGTGGAGCTTTCGACGGTGAAGGCAACGCGGCTTGGAGAGTCAATAACTGTCACAAGACATTCAACTGCAAGAAACTTCCCATC AGTATAAGGTTTGATTTCGTGGAGAACGCTGAGATCAAAGACATATCATCGATAGACGCCAAGAACTTCCACATCAACGTGCTCGGAGCCAAGAACATGACCATGAGTAACATCAAGATCACCGCTCCAGAAGACAGTCCCAACACTGACGGTATCCATTTGGGAAGAAGTGACGGAGTCAAGATCCTTAACTCATTCATCTCCACCGGAGACGACTGCATCTCCGTTGGAGATGGGACGAATAACCTTCACGTGGAGAAAGTCACGTGCGGTCCAGGACATGGAATCAGTGTCGGAAGCCTTGGAAGGTACGGAAAAGAGCAAGATGTTAGCGGCATTAGGGTCGTGAACTGCACTCTCCAAGAGACTGACAACGGACTGAGAATCAAGACATGGCCGTCTGCAGCTTGCTCCACCACCGCCTCCGATATTCATTTCGAGGATATCATTGTCAAGAACGTTACCAACCCAATCCTCATCGACCAAGAGTACTGCCCTTGGAACCAATGCAACAAGAAG AAAGCATCAACGATTAAGCTTGTGAACATAAGCTTCAAGAATGTCAGAGGAACATCAGGAAACAAAGATGCAGTGAAGCTACTGTGCAGCAAGGGATATCCATGCCAGAACGTCGAGATTGGAGACATTGACATTAAGTACAGCGGAGCGGATGGTCCAGCGACTTTCCAGTGCTCAAACGTAAGTCCCAAACTCTTGGGAGCTCAGAGCCCTGAAGCCTGCAGCAGTCCCCTGACCAAACTACCCGGCCAATAA
- the LOC125587881 gene encoding 60S ribosomal export protein NMD3-like — protein sequence MSALTYQDSGMFKVEQTIGSVLCCKCGVPMPPNAANMCVNCLRSQVDITEGLQKSVQIFYCPECGCYLQPPKTWIKAQWESKELLTFCIKRLKNLNKVRLTNAEFVWTEPHSKRIKLKLTVQAEVLNGAGLEQSYLVEYTVRDHLCESCSRFQANPDQWVASVQLRQHVSHRRSFFYLEQLILRNDAASRAVRIKQVHQGVDFFFGNKSHADSFVDFLSKVVPIESRQDKQLVSHDVKSSLYNYKYTYSVKICPICREDLIFLPSKVSSGLGNLGPLVVCTKVSERIMLLDPRTLRCAFLDARQYWRSGFRSALTSRQLVKYSVFYVEPPIGEATVGGQKYALSYVHIARESVGKIITVQTHLGHILKTGDQALGYDIYGANVNDDLHGGLPEVILIKKCYDKERERKKGKPRAFTTKKLPMEMDESRGGRGVDPEKMENEYEEFLRDLEENPELRFDISLYKNKDYQESNETASMTDGEGAPTVPIEELLAELELSEEEGDDEEYMDE from the coding sequence ATGTCAGCATTAACGTATCAAGATTCAGGGATGTTCAAGGTTGAGCAAACCATTGGAAGTGTCTTGTGTTGCAAGTGTGGTGTTCCTATGCCACCAAACGCAGCCAACATGTGTGTCAACTGTCTCCGTTCCCAAGTCGACATCACCGAAGGCTTACAGAAGAGTGTCCAAATCTTCTATTGTCCTGAGTGTGGCTGCTACTTGCAGCCACCCAAGACGTGGATCAAAGCTCAATGGGAATCCAAAGAGCTCTTGACTTTCTGCATCAAGAGGCTCAAGAATCTCAACAAAGTCAGGCTCACGAACGCTGAGTTCGTCTGGACTGAGCCTCACTCCAAGAGAATCAAACTCAAGCTCACTGTTCAAGCCGAGGTTCTTAACGGTGCTGGTCTTGAGCAGTCTTATCTCGTTGAGTATACCGTTAGAGACCATCTCTGCGAGTCTTGCTCGAGGTTTCAGGCTAACCCTGATCAGTGGGTTGCTTCGGTTCAGCTTAGGCAGCATGTTTCTCACAGGAGGTCTTTCTTTTATCTCGAACAGTTGATTCTCAGGAACGATGCTGCTTCTCGTGCTGTAAGAATCAAGCAGGTTCATCAAGGGGTTGATTTCTTCTTTGGGAATAAAAGCCATGCTGATAGCTTTGTTGACTTTTTGAGTAAAGTTGTTCCCATTGAGTCTCGTCAGGACAAGCAGCTAGTGTCTCACGATGTCAAGAGCAGCTTGTACAACTACAAGTACACTTACTCCGTTAAGATATGTCCTATCTGCCGTGAGGATCTTATCTTCCTGCCTTCCAAAGTTTCTAGCGGGTTAGGAAACCTTGGTCCGCTTGTGGTGTGCACAAAAGTTTCTGAAAGAATCATGCTGCTTGATCCTAGAACCTTGAGGTGTGCGTTCTTGGACGCCAGACAGTACTGGAGATCCGGGTTTCGATCCGCTCTCACCAGCAGGCAGCTTGTGAAGTACTCAGTGTTTTATGTGGAACCACCTATTGGTGAAGCGACTGTTGGAGGGCAAAAGTACGCTCTATCATACGTCCACATCGCACGTGAGTCAGTTGGTAAGATTATAACTGTCCAAACTCATCTAGGACATATCCTTAAAACAGGAGATCAAGCTTTAGGGTATGATATCTACGGTGCAAATGTTAACGACGATTTGCATGGGGGGCTTCCTGAAGTGATTCTTATCAAGAAATGCTAtgacaaggagagagagaggaagaagggGAAGCCACGTGCGTTTACGACCAAGAAGCTTCCGATGGAGATGGATGAGTCAAGAGGAGGACGCGGAGTTGATCCGGAGAAGATGGAGAATGAATATGAAGAGTTTTTGAGGGATCTTGAAGAGAACCCTGAGCTGAGGTTTGACATATCGTTGTACAAGAACAAGGATTATCAAGAGTCTAATGAGACTGCTTCAATGACGGATGGAGAAGGTGCACCGACTGTGCCGATTGAAGAGTTGCTTGCTGAGCTTGAGCTTAGTGAAGAGGAAGGCGATGATGAAGAGTACATGGAtgagtaa